Proteins encoded by one window of Tunturibacter psychrotolerans:
- the fliF gene encoding flagellar basal-body MS-ring/collar protein FliF — translation MAETEQVGGAGIQRAGQASAGVAGATPLEKAQAMASAMRERLMAMPAAKRTWLIAAGVFLAAMCAAMVWFAGRPDWRVLFNGLDAKDVQQVSQELAAAGIPYETTADGAGVQVPADMLDKARMEVAAKGMPQTGRLGFELFDKPNWVGSEFDERVNYQRALEGELEHTIGTLGVVKSARVHLVLPQPSLFTAEERVAKASVVLKLKRDALDPEQADAIRSLVAGSVENLSTDQVTLVDADGRVNFKPRSSNAAEADAEQSMEAKLVAMLEPLAGRDNVRATVNVSYDEGSEERTDEVYDPTEVATLSMQKSEQISTGRGGPSGVPGTASNSPGASPEGAVAGSQAAAAPGTPPLLQKQAQALPVYPQQNGAQGQSIHQENGTYGVTKHLVHTEQGPGRVRRVSAAVVVNDRSMTEGAGKLEHVVWKPRSAEEMHRLEELAQAAVGYDARRGDQVVMQNVSFSTNAPEVKPPTMDRLMEEVRGLLHTQPGLVRTSVIGLCGVLLVLFVLRPVASQMTATLREPMMLPAASGEVGVMGAGGEQLLPLPEESVEELPRSRNKTYQLQQGIFEQVSEHIRREPAQSTRLIEAWIGTSEERS, via the coding sequence ATGGCAGAGACAGAACAGGTTGGCGGGGCGGGGATTCAAAGAGCGGGACAGGCCAGCGCTGGTGTGGCGGGCGCGACTCCGCTCGAGAAGGCGCAGGCGATGGCCTCGGCGATGCGCGAGCGGTTGATGGCAATGCCGGCGGCGAAAAGAACGTGGCTGATTGCGGCTGGGGTTTTTCTGGCTGCGATGTGCGCCGCGATGGTTTGGTTTGCGGGCCGGCCGGATTGGCGTGTGCTTTTCAACGGGCTGGATGCAAAGGATGTACAGCAGGTTTCGCAGGAGCTTGCAGCAGCGGGAATTCCGTACGAGACAACGGCAGATGGCGCTGGAGTGCAGGTGCCGGCAGATATGTTGGATAAGGCTCGGATGGAGGTTGCGGCGAAGGGGATGCCGCAGACCGGGCGCCTGGGTTTCGAACTGTTCGATAAACCGAACTGGGTGGGCAGTGAGTTTGATGAACGTGTGAACTATCAGCGCGCTCTTGAGGGCGAGCTTGAGCACACGATTGGAACTTTGGGTGTGGTCAAGTCGGCCCGTGTGCACCTGGTGCTGCCGCAGCCTTCGTTGTTTACCGCCGAAGAGAGGGTGGCGAAGGCTTCGGTAGTGTTGAAGCTGAAGCGGGATGCGCTCGACCCGGAGCAGGCGGATGCGATTCGTAGTTTGGTAGCGGGCTCGGTGGAGAATCTGAGCACGGATCAAGTCACGCTGGTGGATGCCGATGGACGGGTGAACTTCAAGCCGCGCTCGAGCAACGCGGCTGAGGCTGACGCTGAGCAGTCGATGGAAGCAAAGTTGGTCGCGATGCTCGAGCCGCTGGCAGGGCGCGACAACGTGCGCGCTACCGTGAACGTTAGCTATGACGAGGGAAGCGAAGAGCGGACCGACGAGGTCTATGACCCAACCGAAGTGGCGACATTGAGCATGCAGAAGAGCGAACAGATATCGACCGGACGGGGAGGGCCTTCGGGCGTTCCGGGGACGGCAAGTAATTCGCCTGGGGCGTCTCCTGAGGGTGCCGTGGCAGGATCGCAGGCGGCCGCTGCACCGGGAACTCCTCCCTTGCTGCAGAAACAGGCTCAGGCTTTGCCGGTGTATCCGCAACAGAATGGAGCGCAGGGGCAAAGCATTCATCAGGAAAATGGAACCTACGGAGTTACAAAACATCTGGTGCATACGGAGCAGGGGCCGGGCCGAGTGCGTCGTGTGTCGGCTGCGGTGGTGGTGAACGATCGGAGTATGACTGAGGGTGCGGGCAAGCTGGAACATGTGGTGTGGAAGCCGCGCAGCGCGGAGGAGATGCATCGGCTGGAGGAGCTTGCGCAGGCTGCGGTTGGCTATGATGCGCGGCGCGGTGACCAGGTGGTGATGCAAAACGTGAGCTTCAGCACGAATGCTCCTGAGGTAAAGCCACCGACCATGGACAGGCTGATGGAAGAGGTGCGCGGGTTGTTGCATACGCAACCGGGACTCGTCCGAACGTCGGTGATTGGTCTCTGCGGTGTGCTGCTGGTGCTGTTTGTGTTGCGGCCGGTTGCGAGCCAGATGACTGCGACGTTACGCGAGCCAATGATGTTGCCGGCGGCAAGTGGCGAGGTGGGAGTGATGGGCGCGGGGGGAGAACAGTTATTGCCGCTGCCCGAGGAATCGGTGGAAGAACTGCCGCGGTCGAGAAACAAAACCTACCAGTTGCAGCAGGGAATCTTTGAGCAGGTGTCGGAGCACATTCGCCGGGAGCCGGCGCAGAGCACGCGGTTGATCGAGGCGTGGATTGGAACGTCTGAGGAGAGGTCGTAA
- the fliG gene encoding flagellar motor switch protein FliG, whose protein sequence is MGTAVQFSGAETMRQNPLLLTPESGFVPADIPGLRKAAILMVAIGDELAKTLFQSLSENDVRRVTEEITRLGDVPAAQLTQVLTEFYGLLETQQYMVRGGPDYALKLLTEAFGATRAEELLQQVKKIRERTNGDMAMLQNMDAQHLSKFLENEHSQTVALVLAHLDAKRGSTVLMNLQGAMRVDVVRRLAEMRQFSPEMAQTVAMALHKRMEKMGSSGRKSYSGFKAVAELLNRLDQGESRGILEEIEQSEPKVAIGIRELMFVFEDLCTVPAESIREFVSEVDKKTLAVALKGGKDNVKAHLFKAMSSRAVEMLKEDMEVMGPVRMRDVNAAQQELLALARQLESEGRMILKMEVEDDLAV, encoded by the coding sequence ATGGGGACAGCAGTGCAGTTTTCAGGTGCAGAGACGATGCGGCAGAATCCGCTGCTGTTGACACCGGAGTCGGGATTTGTGCCGGCCGATATTCCGGGACTGCGGAAGGCCGCAATCCTGATGGTCGCGATCGGAGACGAACTGGCGAAGACGCTCTTTCAGAGCCTTTCGGAAAACGATGTGCGCCGGGTGACGGAAGAGATTACGAGGCTGGGAGATGTCCCTGCGGCCCAGTTGACCCAGGTGCTGACCGAGTTCTACGGGTTGCTGGAGACGCAGCAATACATGGTTCGCGGCGGCCCGGACTACGCGCTCAAGCTGCTCACAGAAGCCTTTGGTGCAACGAGAGCCGAGGAACTTCTGCAGCAGGTAAAGAAGATTCGCGAACGTACGAACGGCGACATGGCGATGTTGCAGAATATGGATGCACAACATCTGAGCAAGTTTCTGGAGAATGAACACTCGCAGACTGTCGCGCTGGTACTGGCACATCTCGATGCGAAGCGTGGTTCGACTGTGCTGATGAATCTGCAGGGTGCGATGCGGGTGGATGTGGTGCGGCGCCTCGCGGAGATGCGGCAGTTCTCGCCGGAGATGGCGCAGACGGTTGCGATGGCGCTGCATAAGCGAATGGAAAAGATGGGTTCGAGTGGGAGGAAGTCGTACTCGGGCTTCAAGGCAGTCGCTGAACTGTTGAACCGGCTGGATCAGGGCGAGAGCCGCGGGATCCTGGAGGAGATTGAACAGAGCGAACCGAAGGTGGCTATCGGGATACGCGAGCTGATGTTTGTGTTCGAAGACCTATGCACGGTGCCTGCTGAGAGTATTCGCGAGTTTGTAAGCGAAGTTGACAAAAAGACGTTGGCGGTTGCTCTGAAGGGCGGCAAGGACAATGTGAAAGCTCACTTGTTCAAGGCAATGAGTTCACGTGCAGTCGAGATGTTAAAAGAGGACATGGAGGTGATGGGACCGGTCCGGATGAGAGACGTGAATGCGGCTCAGCAGGAGCTGCTTGCTCTGGCGAGGCAGCTTGAAAGCGAAGGACGGATGATCTTGAAGATGGAGGTGGAAGATGATCTCGCCGTCTGA
- a CDS encoding FliH/SctL family protein, which produces MISPSESAGADANGSAAVRLPERLMKPDAKNISRLEFYPLDRPAFVADSESEDEIAGVETLPPEKEALVGPQQPQTEQMSDRVEIARSEATAEARLLWQTELEERIAEERSRLQRVEEEFREQRTKYFAAVESEIVRLALAIANRVLHREANLDPLLLAGVVKVALEKIAKDSSVVLRVPASEVEKWRGAFAANQESTLKLVGDERLGTSECVLETNVGRVELGVSAQLEEIERGFFDLLQQRPA; this is translated from the coding sequence ATGATCTCGCCGTCTGAAAGCGCAGGTGCAGATGCGAACGGTAGCGCCGCGGTGCGATTGCCCGAGAGGCTCATGAAGCCGGATGCGAAGAACATATCGCGGCTTGAGTTTTATCCGTTGGATCGACCAGCGTTCGTCGCTGATAGCGAGTCGGAGGACGAGATCGCTGGTGTAGAGACTCTTCCGCCGGAGAAAGAGGCGCTTGTTGGGCCACAGCAACCTCAGACGGAGCAGATGTCAGATCGAGTCGAGATCGCGCGGAGTGAGGCGACGGCTGAGGCTCGTCTTCTATGGCAGACGGAGCTTGAAGAGAGGATCGCGGAGGAGCGGTCTCGGCTTCAAAGAGTTGAAGAAGAGTTTCGTGAACAGCGAACGAAATACTTTGCTGCAGTAGAGAGTGAGATTGTTCGGTTGGCACTAGCCATCGCGAACCGAGTGCTCCATCGTGAGGCTAACCTCGATCCGCTGTTATTGGCTGGCGTGGTGAAAGTGGCGCTCGAAAAGATTGCAAAGGACAGTAGTGTGGTGCTGCGAGTGCCAGCTAGCGAGGTTGAGAAGTGGCGGGGGGCGTTTGCCGCGAATCAAGAATCCACTCTGAAGCTGGTGGGAGATGAGCGGCTGGGAACCAGCGAATGTGTGCTTGAAACAAACGTTGGCCGAGTGGAACTGGGTGTAAGCGCGCAGTTGGAGGAGATTGAACGAGGCTTCTTCGATCTGCTGCAGCAGAGGCCCGCATGA
- a CDS encoding FliI/YscN family ATPase — protein sequence MRGDTQGAVDTGSNCLGVYMTQLANRPAWRWSGRVVEANGQTVEAEGPLCSVGECCEIVDSEGQRHRAEVIGFRGRHVLAMPLKETQGIRYGDAVLAMGVTPQIAVGTEMEGRIVDALGTPLDGLPTPRATAVWPLDGTIPHPMEREPIREPLQTGLRVLDGMLTVGRGQRVGIFGGSGVGKSTLIGMMTRNTAADLTVVGLVGERGREVREFVEDSLGEEGRKRSVVLVSTSDQSPLLRMRAAMAATSVAEFYAARGKHVLLVLDSLTRYAMAARELGLAAGEPPASKGYTPSVFAKLAKLVERAGNFRNGSITAFYTVLMEGDDQQDPVVDAVRSLLDGHVVLSRSMAASGWYPPVNVLDSLSRLMPAVTAPEHRAQASIVRRLLAAYARSEDLIRIGAYKAGTDEDLDRAMQAMPMLRQFLEQRSDERVTMQDSVARLNRMEI from the coding sequence ATGAGAGGCGACACTCAGGGCGCCGTGGATACGGGTTCGAATTGTCTGGGCGTTTACATGACCCAGCTGGCGAATCGGCCAGCCTGGCGGTGGAGTGGGCGTGTGGTGGAGGCGAATGGACAAACGGTAGAAGCCGAGGGCCCTTTGTGTTCGGTGGGAGAGTGTTGCGAGATCGTCGACAGCGAGGGTCAAAGACATCGGGCGGAGGTTATCGGATTTCGCGGCAGGCATGTGCTGGCGATGCCTTTGAAGGAGACGCAGGGAATTCGCTATGGAGATGCGGTGCTCGCAATGGGTGTGACGCCGCAGATCGCAGTAGGGACAGAGATGGAAGGGCGCATCGTCGATGCTTTGGGGACGCCGCTTGATGGACTGCCGACGCCGCGGGCGACAGCGGTGTGGCCACTTGATGGAACCATACCGCACCCAATGGAGCGTGAGCCGATTCGAGAGCCGTTGCAGACAGGCCTTCGCGTGTTGGACGGAATGCTGACGGTTGGGCGTGGGCAGCGAGTTGGGATATTTGGTGGGTCGGGTGTAGGTAAGAGCACGTTGATAGGGATGATGACCCGGAATACAGCGGCCGATCTTACGGTGGTTGGATTGGTGGGTGAGCGTGGGCGCGAGGTGCGCGAATTTGTCGAGGATTCGCTGGGGGAAGAGGGGCGCAAACGATCGGTGGTGTTGGTTTCAACTTCGGATCAAAGTCCTTTGTTGCGGATGCGAGCGGCGATGGCAGCGACCTCGGTGGCGGAGTTTTATGCGGCACGAGGGAAGCATGTTTTGCTCGTGTTGGATTCGTTGACGCGATACGCGATGGCGGCGCGAGAGTTGGGGCTTGCGGCGGGAGAGCCCCCAGCCAGCAAGGGGTATACGCCTTCGGTGTTTGCAAAGCTGGCGAAGCTGGTGGAGCGCGCGGGGAACTTTCGCAATGGGAGCATCACAGCCTTTTATACGGTACTGATGGAAGGCGACGATCAGCAGGATCCAGTGGTGGATGCGGTGCGATCGCTGCTGGATGGGCATGTGGTGTTGTCTCGGTCGATGGCCGCGAGCGGATGGTATCCACCGGTGAATGTCCTGGATTCGCTGAGCCGATTGATGCCTGCGGTCACGGCACCTGAGCATCGGGCACAGGCCTCTATCGTGCGTAGACTGCTGGCGGCCTATGCGCGATCAGAGGATTTGATTCGCATTGGAGCCTACAAAGCGGGGACCGATGAAGATCTTGACCGGGCGATGCAGGCGATGCCTATGTTACGTCAGTTTCTTGAACAGAGAAGCGATGAGCGAGTGACGATGCAGGACAGTGTGGCACGGCTAAACCGGATGGAGATTTAA
- a CDS encoding flagellar hook capping FlgD N-terminal domain-containing protein, whose protein sequence is MDWSQLNSFVTSGASSAGTVASALAPKQAAVHATPKATSTNGTSNSGSASSSAASDPSDITSDDFLTLLVSELQNQDPTQPTDPNQYITQLAQVNSLEQLISINQGIGTLDGAVSAPAPPSGSGSSSASGASSDAVAAATSANAALGLQSIPGQNAIWGGSTAS, encoded by the coding sequence ATGGATTGGTCACAACTAAATTCGTTTGTAACATCGGGAGCGTCGTCGGCAGGAACAGTGGCTTCGGCACTGGCTCCGAAGCAGGCGGCCGTACATGCGACGCCGAAGGCGACGTCGACCAACGGAACATCTAACAGCGGATCAGCTAGCAGCAGTGCGGCGAGCGATCCATCGGATATCACGTCGGATGATTTTCTGACGTTGCTGGTGAGTGAGCTCCAGAACCAGGATCCTACGCAGCCGACGGATCCAAACCAATACATCACACAGTTGGCACAGGTGAACAGTCTCGAACAGCTCATTTCGATCAACCAGGGAATTGGGACCCTTGATGGTGCAGTATCAGCTCCTGCTCCTCCATCTGGCTCTGGTTCCAGCTCCGCTTCCGGGGCGAGCTCGGATGCGGTGGCTGCAGCTACGAGCGCAAACGCTGCGTTGGGTTTGCAGTCGATTCCAGGACAGAACGCGATATGGGGCGGCTCGACGGCGAGCTAA
- a CDS encoding flagellar hook protein FlgE, protein MGNFSIALSGLEADTTALNTIGNNLANLNTTAYKGQTTSFEDLFHQQLGESGAGDPIQVGSGTKVGSTSTDFSEGTLLPDANGNTSDMALDGNGFFIVEQNGQQSLTRAGNFTVGNSGSLTTQDGQFVLGYPATSGVVNTNTNPAPITLPVGATEGAQATQNISVTANLNSGATVGTTFTTPIQVFDSLGQSHQVTITYDKTATNTWSYSIALPAGDATGTPVNTTGTLTFDSSGNLTSPTGAISGISFPTMADGASDLTFNWNLNGGGTSPLLTQLASANSNGATPQDGFTSGNYTGFTVDPSGVIQAKFSNGNSQTIGQIAVANVANVQGLVSVGGNNFQTTGASGQFVAGVAGTGGRGVVDDSTLEQSNVNISTEFSNLIVAQRAFEANSKTVTTFDTISQDVIGMVR, encoded by the coding sequence ATGGGAAATTTTTCGATTGCACTGTCAGGACTTGAGGCTGACACGACTGCGTTGAACACGATTGGAAACAATCTGGCGAACCTCAACACGACGGCTTATAAGGGGCAGACGACTTCGTTCGAAGATCTCTTTCATCAACAGCTTGGAGAGTCCGGGGCGGGCGATCCGATCCAGGTGGGATCAGGAACCAAGGTCGGTTCGACCTCGACTGATTTCAGTGAGGGAACGCTTTTGCCTGATGCCAACGGGAACACGAGCGATATGGCTCTGGACGGCAATGGCTTTTTCATCGTGGAGCAAAATGGCCAGCAGTCGCTGACCAGGGCAGGAAACTTTACGGTGGGCAACAGCGGTAGTTTGACGACGCAGGACGGTCAGTTTGTATTGGGTTACCCGGCGACGAGCGGCGTGGTGAATACGAACACCAATCCCGCACCGATCACGCTTCCGGTGGGCGCGACCGAAGGAGCTCAGGCGACACAGAATATTTCGGTGACCGCGAACCTGAACTCGGGCGCGACAGTTGGCACAACGTTTACGACGCCAATACAGGTGTTTGACTCGCTCGGCCAGAGCCATCAGGTAACGATTACCTATGATAAAACCGCTACAAACACCTGGAGCTACTCTATTGCATTGCCCGCCGGCGATGCGACTGGAACCCCGGTAAACACTACCGGAACTCTTACCTTTGATTCGAGCGGAAACCTGACGTCACCAACTGGAGCAATCAGCGGGATCAGCTTTCCCACGATGGCCGATGGAGCCAGTGATCTTACCTTCAACTGGAATCTAAACGGAGGGGGAACAAGCCCTCTACTCACACAGTTGGCTTCCGCGAACAGCAACGGCGCGACTCCTCAGGATGGTTTCACAAGTGGTAACTACACGGGATTCACAGTGGACCCCAGTGGCGTGATTCAAGCTAAGTTCAGCAACGGCAACTCGCAGACGATCGGTCAGATTGCGGTGGCGAATGTTGCTAACGTGCAGGGCCTGGTCTCCGTGGGAGGCAATAACTTCCAGACGACGGGGGCCTCGGGGCAGTTCGTTGCCGGAGTGGCGGGAACCGGCGGGCGCGGTGTAGTGGATGACAGTACGCTCGAACAGTCCAACGTCAATATTTCAACAGAATTCTCTAATCTGATTGTTGCGCAAAGGGCGTTCGAGGCCAACTCGAAGACGGTAACTACCTTCGATACGATCTCGCAGGATGTGATTGGGATGGTTCGGTAA
- a CDS encoding flagellar basal body-associated FliL family protein, which translates to MATSPTVLAGVSSTVPPDSPPAATAAPVAAKFPLIPLLIAVVLGVVVATLGVGGVVYYLVRTGRLPGREGAAHRAEAAAPAATHAMVLDPLLVNLADAGGSSYLRIAMTLRVADSAEGKDAKPKEEKPKDGKENSDAVASVRDTMLTVLGQQTADRLLAVDGKEELKTELKTALAEHNADLKVMDVFFTDFLVQR; encoded by the coding sequence ATGGCTACTTCACCTACAGTTCTTGCTGGCGTCTCTTCTACGGTTCCTCCGGATTCCCCTCCCGCTGCAACGGCAGCTCCGGTGGCGGCTAAGTTTCCACTCATTCCTTTATTGATTGCCGTGGTGTTGGGAGTCGTTGTCGCCACGTTGGGTGTTGGCGGCGTTGTGTACTACCTGGTGCGGACGGGTCGGCTACCTGGACGAGAAGGGGCAGCTCACAGGGCGGAAGCTGCAGCCCCGGCCGCGACTCATGCCATGGTGCTGGATCCGTTACTGGTTAACCTCGCGGATGCGGGCGGGAGCTCGTACCTCCGGATCGCTATGACTTTGCGTGTGGCAGATTCCGCAGAAGGTAAAGACGCGAAGCCCAAGGAAGAAAAGCCCAAAGATGGCAAAGAGAACAGTGATGCCGTCGCCTCGGTACGCGACACGATGTTGACGGTGCTTGGGCAACAGACTGCGGACCGTCTACTGGCCGTTGATGGCAAAGAAGAGTTGAAGACAGAGTTGAAGACGGCGTTGGCCGAACATAACGCTGATCTGAAGGTGATGGATGTGTTTTTCACCGACTTTCTGGTTCAGCGCTAA
- a CDS encoding FliM/FliN family flagellar motor C-terminal domain-containing protein: protein MTGTELAVAGMGSVGTKSLDLVKTAPGAPWITRIEEHPSWEMLSQLRITMRVGVPLNRFRVRDVLTLKVGQVFESGSPETEDVPLMVGQVQLGWSEFEVVDQRLGLRLTRLG from the coding sequence ATGACGGGGACAGAGCTTGCGGTGGCCGGTATGGGGAGTGTTGGGACGAAGAGTCTGGATCTGGTAAAGACGGCGCCTGGTGCTCCATGGATAACGCGGATTGAAGAGCATCCATCGTGGGAGATGCTGTCGCAATTGCGGATCACGATGCGGGTAGGAGTGCCTTTGAATCGGTTCCGGGTGCGCGACGTGCTGACGCTGAAGGTAGGCCAGGTGTTTGAAAGCGGTTCGCCTGAAACGGAAGATGTACCGCTGATGGTCGGTCAGGTGCAGTTGGGTTGGAGTGAGTTTGAGGTCGTGGATCAGCGGCTGGGACTTCGGTTGACACGCCTCGGGTAG
- a CDS encoding flagellar biosynthetic protein FliO, with product MRFMQGVRPRNLNEAAASEVQGLAGWVLGLAQSWREPRVSQKKQLQLVETLSLGGKRQLMLVTCAGESFLVGGSFESVETIVRLRAESSTSLTTDRMDELCR from the coding sequence ATGCGGTTTATGCAGGGTGTGAGACCACGAAATTTGAACGAAGCCGCGGCGTCCGAGGTTCAGGGACTTGCGGGATGGGTGTTAGGTCTGGCGCAGAGTTGGCGCGAGCCGCGAGTCTCTCAGAAGAAACAGCTCCAGTTGGTGGAGACACTGTCGCTTGGCGGGAAACGGCAACTGATGTTGGTGACGTGCGCGGGGGAGAGCTTTCTGGTTGGTGGCAGCTTCGAGAGTGTGGAGACAATCGTTCGGCTGAGAGCTGAGTCTTCGACGAGCCTCACGACGGACAGGATGGATGAACTATGCCGGTGA
- the fliP gene encoding flagellar type III secretion system pore protein FliP (The bacterial flagellar biogenesis protein FliP forms a type III secretion system (T3SS)-type pore required for flagellar assembly.) produces MPVKTALRWLVLALTVLAMALPVAYAQAEGRMMVAAAVAPESFWVKKPAGSSIAVHGQTQSKNAKAGVKTHGVGTGANTATAASGAKKNDSIASELAGSKSVPWSIVVGLTLLTLLPALLLSMTPMVRLLVVFHFLRQALGTQTAPSNQILMGLALMMTWFLMQPVLLEVEHTAVAPYSAGTITGEQALDLGVAPVKRYMLRYAREKDLAVFASAGMATRPNKREDLPIQVVVPAYILSELKAGFQIGAILFLPFLLVDLVVASITTSIGMMQLPPVVISTPLKILLFVMIDGWSLLADQLIKSF; encoded by the coding sequence ATGCCGGTGAAAACCGCACTTCGCTGGCTGGTGCTTGCGCTGACAGTGTTGGCGATGGCTTTGCCTGTGGCTTATGCGCAGGCAGAGGGCAGGATGATGGTCGCAGCGGCGGTGGCGCCGGAGTCATTCTGGGTTAAGAAGCCGGCGGGAAGCTCTATTGCCGTTCACGGTCAGACGCAGTCAAAGAACGCCAAAGCTGGTGTGAAGACTCATGGGGTCGGAACGGGCGCGAACACTGCTACTGCGGCTTCGGGTGCGAAGAAGAACGATTCGATCGCATCTGAGCTGGCGGGAAGCAAGAGCGTTCCGTGGTCGATCGTCGTTGGCCTGACACTGTTGACCCTGCTGCCGGCACTGTTGCTGTCGATGACTCCCATGGTGCGGCTTCTTGTGGTGTTTCATTTTTTGCGGCAGGCGCTGGGGACACAGACTGCTCCGTCAAACCAGATCTTAATGGGACTGGCGTTGATGATGACCTGGTTTCTGATGCAGCCGGTTCTGCTGGAGGTCGAGCATACCGCTGTCGCTCCGTACAGCGCGGGGACGATAACGGGGGAGCAGGCACTGGACCTCGGAGTGGCACCCGTAAAGAGATACATGCTGCGCTATGCGCGGGAGAAGGATCTTGCAGTATTTGCTTCGGCGGGGATGGCCACGCGACCGAATAAGAGAGAGGACCTGCCGATTCAGGTCGTGGTCCCCGCATACATCCTGAGCGAGTTGAAGGCAGGGTTTCAGATTGGCGCGATCTTGTTTCTGCCGTTTCTGCTGGTGGATTTAGTTGTGGCAAGTATTACGACCTCGATTGGCATGATGCAGCTGCCACCGGTCGTGATTTCGACACCTTTGAAGATTTTGCTCTTCGTAATGATCGACGGGTGGAGTTTGTTGGCAGATCAGCTGATTAAGAGCTTTTAG
- a CDS encoding flagellar biosynthetic protein FliQ — protein MGPDQTVEIMRRVLIEAMLLSAPLLVAAALVSLAVSLLQTLTSVQEQTLTAVPRLVVVFVITVAVLPWMVHRLVGFTVRLFTDFHKYLG, from the coding sequence ATGGGACCGGATCAGACGGTAGAGATTATGCGGCGAGTGTTGATTGAGGCGATGCTTTTGAGCGCACCTCTGCTGGTGGCGGCGGCCCTGGTAAGTCTTGCCGTGAGTTTACTGCAGACCCTCACGAGCGTGCAGGAGCAGACGCTGACGGCCGTTCCGAGGTTGGTGGTGGTCTTTGTCATCACTGTGGCGGTGCTGCCATGGATGGTGCATCGGCTGGTTGGATTTACGGTGCGTTTGTTCACTGACTTTCACAAGTACCTGGGATAG
- a CDS encoding flagellar biosynthetic protein FliR yields the protein MNREVSGLTADWPQYLTAAVLVMVRLSGLMVFAPVFSSSAIAPRIKAGFVFAMTILLAPAVAMVPGARAVLDGRALLGELSVGLLFGLSLMLLNEALTFAGTLLGLQFSFSLVNLLDPNAMIETAVLGQMLSWLGVLVIIGSGLDRSLLAAVVRSFSAVPVGQAVMQAKTGVALAMMAGGVFLSGVQLAAPVMAAALAVEVTVALVARLSPQLPSLVISVPTKTMVSYVVLIASLAVWPGWIERHFTALLDAAAKLLVRA from the coding sequence ATGAATCGCGAAGTGAGTGGATTGACAGCGGATTGGCCGCAGTACCTGACGGCAGCGGTGCTGGTGATGGTGCGGCTGAGCGGGCTGATGGTATTCGCTCCGGTCTTCTCTTCTTCGGCGATTGCCCCGCGGATCAAGGCCGGGTTTGTGTTTGCGATGACGATTCTGCTGGCGCCAGCAGTGGCGATGGTTCCGGGGGCGCGAGCCGTGCTTGACGGGAGAGCTTTGCTTGGGGAGCTGAGCGTGGGGCTGCTGTTTGGACTTTCGCTGATGCTGTTGAATGAGGCTCTGACTTTTGCAGGGACGCTATTGGGATTGCAGTTCAGCTTTTCGCTGGTGAATCTGCTAGACCCCAACGCGATGATCGAGACGGCGGTGCTGGGACAGATGCTGAGCTGGCTGGGCGTGCTGGTGATCATCGGCTCAGGGCTGGATCGTAGCTTGCTGGCCGCGGTGGTGAGGAGCTTTTCTGCTGTGCCCGTGGGGCAGGCGGTGATGCAGGCGAAGACCGGAGTAGCGCTGGCCATGATGGCGGGTGGAGTCTTTTTGTCCGGAGTGCAGTTGGCTGCTCCTGTAATGGCGGCTGCGTTGGCTGTAGAGGTGACGGTTGCGCTGGTGGCACGGTTGTCGCCTCAGTTGCCTTCGCTTGTGATCAGCGTACCGACTAAGACCATGGTGTCGTACGTAGTGTTGATAGCGAGCCTGGCCGTGTGGCCTGGATGGATTGAGCGACACTTCACGGCGTTGCTGGATGCTGCGGCAAAGCTGTTGGTGCGGGCATGA